The Hippocampus zosterae strain Florida chromosome 11, ASM2543408v3, whole genome shotgun sequence genome includes the window ATAGAGGGGTTTTAAATGAggcacccccaaaaatatatactcCCCATTTCGCAATGGCTTCCACTGGTGTGTCAGCTGATTagcttttgaaatgtatttgttcgATAGTAAAAGAGTCAGAGCCACTGCTGAGTCCCGAGCTTGTTGCCGTTCGCACGCCAAGCCAGTTGTCGGTGGTAACGCACCATCTCGTCGTTGGTCATCGCACAAATGACGTTACGAAGAAGAGTAACGTCACGACAATGTCGTGAAAATGCTGTCATCAATAACGCCAAGCTGAAAACAGCATTTGGCGTTTGATTGTGCTCTTATGTTTATAGATAGTACGTGTACAGCTTTAAATGCAAGGTCTCGGCTCACGGCGAAGGTTGGAATGGAAGCTATGGACGATGACAGCTCGGACGTAAAAGATGACCACAATCATAACTATTGTGCAGGCAGCAGCAGTGGAGTCCAGACCTGTTCAAGCAACCAACTATGCGACGTAACGACGCTCCACCAGCCTATCTGCTTAGCGGTACCGGGAAGAGAAGTGGAGCCAGCTCGGAGGAGTTTACGATGCCGATGCGCGTCTGGTTCCGAGTTCATGGACTCTGACTCAGGCAGCGAGTGCACCGACGCCGGTGACGAGACCGAATgcgcgacgccggcggccgcctCTGCCCAAGACAAATTTACTCTCGACTCGTCTTCAAAGTTCCGTAAGTCGATGTTCTCCTGTACACTAACACACTGTCATAGTAAAACACACTGAGGTCAAATTGCTGCGGTAAAACGAAATCGTCCCTCTTCCTTCCTAGTTCTAAATGCCATGGCTGTGGAGGACTACCGTAACAACCACTGGCCAAACCTGGAGAAGGCTATTGAGCGCCTGCTCATACACAATCCCACGGACCACATCTCTGTTTCATATGCTCAGATATACAGGTAAGGACTCATTTGTACGAGTATAGCACATTGTCTCTGACATATTATACAGCAGGTGTCAACCGACATTGTGCCGACCGGGGGTGGCTGTTGGCCTTTTGTAGAGATAATTTACCCGTGATTTTCATGGTGATTTTCTAAGAATGGAGTAAAGGTAATTGTGGTGAAAGTCAGTATGCCAATTCGCACTTGACCACTTGATGTTGTGTAAACCCCAGTCAGGGTAGTTGAACACTGCAACAGTAACTGTAGAGTTGGTGTATGAATGCTAAATAATCTgtgtattaaaataataatataaatgatTTTACTGGCGGAAATAGCGGGCTCTTGtgtcttttgtttattttcacagtTATGTCTACAAGTGTGTTTGCCAGCAACACTCTGAGCTGCTCTACAATGACCTGAAATCCAAAATAGCAAATCATCTACAGCGGGTATCCACTGATCTGAACGTAAGATAAGCTAAACTTTCGTATACAAATCCACTAGTCTCTGATGTGTGTGCCCATCCATCAAGTACAAAATTAAACAAGCAAATAAATAGAACAAATATGTCTTTGTGGGAGCCCTTATGCACTTTCGCCCTGTTGTTTGAATGGTGAGGCACCTTTAGAGTTcctaaaagtaaaatatttgccTCAGCTCAATTAATGGTGGCAAACACTTGGAATTGAAAAGCAAAATATCAGTTTAAGACTTTGGCACTGAGTAACCACTTACTTCATTGCAAGGCAATCACCCATATACTCATTTTGCAGAATTCTTGTCACACAATTTTAAAACGAAATGATCACggtaaagaaaaagcaaaacattcacAAGAGTTAACAGGGTCTAAAcatgttcactttttttaagcAGAGGTTCAAGTAAACCTCTCTAGGTGTATTTTTGTGCTGATTCCAAATCTGTCCTAGTTTTTTTCTCTAGCACACCAGGTTTTCATAAGAATCTAATAACCATCATATGTGCAATATAGTTTTAACTAAAAGTTACGCTCAGTAACAggtagttactttttttttgtaatgtcccAGCTGTAAATTATAATGCATGGTAAATTTCAtattgcgcaagcttttatGGTCCAATTTAAgatcaaaacatgaaaatatcTATAAAAACAACTCTGATGTACTGGAAATATGTAAGGACATTCTTTTGGTCACTatcaaaaatacattcaggGATACATGAAGCCatatctgattaaaatttgttgtTGACCAGTATAATAAGCAATCTGCATTTTATAGTTTTTGATTTTTAGCAGGTCTAAATGCGGGATTACGACATGTCgccatttttcttgtttttaggcCATCCCGCTTGAAAACCTGATTGAAAGCTTTAACACAGCCCTGACACAATACATTGCCTCTCTTCAGTGTATTGTTCcagtatttatgtatttggtaAGTCACTTTTAAATCACTGTGCTTGAATACAGTGTATATTTCAGTCCTTGAAGTTGAACAATAACACTCCTTGAATTTTGCGCTGTTTTATGTttgacatacacacaaaaaggaaGTCAATTTTATGCAGCTTTATCATGAAGATTATTTTTAGAACAAGTTCTACATCGTATCAAAGCTGAACCGCGACCTGAGACAAGATCTGATGAACCTGTTTGCTGATCATGTCGCAGAGAAATATGTCAACACACTCATGCGTGAGTACCTTGCTCTTGTTTGTGTGACTGGCAAACGTCCCTGCAAAGTGTTGGGAACAAAATGGCTTTATTCCCAAAttaaatcaaatcatttttgtgcacaaaatgaatttcAGCCTGATTGAGCTTGAAGGGTGCAGCAAAGAGCAAAGGGCATAACTGCCCCAAAATACTGTAGATGTGCCAAGCGTGTGgcttttatattaaaaaaatgaattcaagcCATTGTGGAATAAGGCTCTaacataaaatgtggaaaagcGTGTGCTGAGTGTACTGAATGTGACAATTTTGAAAAGATGTGACTCAAAAGTGAAGTTTTTCTAACACTGGTGTGCTGCTGGTCTCATTTGATCATTATTTGGGGAAAAACAGGACATATTCTTACTGACTTCTCAAGCAtttttcttccagctcttctcGTCAAAGCTCACGCAGTGCCCTTTGTAGTCCAGCCGTCAACCATGGCCAGTGTGGTCAAAGGCCTCCACAGCCTCCGACCAGGTGTGTCACTGCAAGGCAGTCGTTAAATACCGGCTGGGGTTTCCAGAACTTAGAGTTGAGGTCCAAAATGGATTAATAAGATAACATAAGAAAAAGCATTATTTGTCTCACGaaggagaaattcccaaatAAAGGTTATTTGTTATGTTATTATTACAAAGAGTAGGTCAGTTTGGATTGTACAAAATGCtgaaagctgtgtgtgtgtgtgtgtgttttaacactAGCAAGCAGGCACACAATTTCTTGCCAGTGGATGTCTCGTAATAAATTACTGTCCACTGCGCTATACGATACATCctaatttatatagcgctttcacaacagctgcaattgtaacaaagcgcttattgttttttaacataagtaaaatgtaaaataataaacacaacacataataatgtgcacacacacactgcactgcAATTCTGACTTTACTCCTGTAATTCCAATTTTGGTATAAAGTCAGATTACGCCACTGCCGTAAGAAGATAACTTAGTTGTGAACCGAAAGAGTCTGTGTTTTGGTCACTTTGGGGATAGAGATGAAAAGGTTTGCGAAAGCCTGCTATATATCATAATTAATGTTTAAATACAGTagagtgatttttaaaaaattattatttttatttttttacacagagTGGGCCCAATTGGCACCTGCTCTCTTCTCTAACTTTATTCCTCAAATCAACCCTCCCGCTCTGGAGTCTCTGCTGTTGGACTACGCTGCTCATGACCAGAAGCTCCAGATGGAGCTTTCGATGAACGGCTTTCCACGGTTAGTTTGTCTTGAAATTTAAGTGCTCAATGCTCATGTGACATATACCATTTTTCCCCACCATCTGTTTCCAAATTAATTTCTagtgaaatagatagatatataattTCATAACTTTTTCCACGATTAATGTAAACTATAACTTGTGCAATTCAGCAACTGAAATGTCTTAGGGTCCGACGAAACCAAGGATGAGCATTTTGGCTATTATTCCAAACAGTATGTTATCATACCTACAATGTGTGGTGGTGGTCTTGATTTAGACAGCCTAGAAAGAATTGTGAAATTACATCGAACACCTGTGGGGTTATCTGAAGTGGGCTTTGTGCAGGAGATGCCACATTTGGACTGATAAGACCACTgtcgaaaataaaatgaaaaaagccACGGTGCTGCAACAAAGTATTTGAGGGTtttaggtttgtttttgtttttttccccctccatacCAAATTGAGTTGTGCAGGTCACATAAAATATGGGAGAAAGTTTTGAATCGTGTTATCTtggtgtcattaaaaaaaaaaacatcacaaaacactggcatttgaacaagggtgtgttgactttttccaTCCACTCTTTTCCTTATTTATTATGAGAAAATTGaaagcttttaggtgcgccttatagtgtggaaaatacggccaTTTACCTGTGCTTGGGCATGTATCCATACAGGTTCATCCAGTTATTCAGTAAATGTAAGAAAGGAGGAAAAATATGGACGCATGAAATCGATAAAGACGAGCACTTTGCTgtgttactttttgtttttcaggggTGATCAGTCTCGCAAGAGGGCCAACGATGACTGATGATAGGAAGGCGGGCATTTGCACTTATCCGGCCCAATGGCATCGCTGTTCCGTATGAAAGGTACCCACACGGAACGGTCCAGACTTAGACGACTTCTGATGTAGCATCTGAGGCGCGTCAGACTCGGGCCGGAGGTTGTATGAAAGGGAAAAGCGGAAAGCCGGGGTCAGGATGTAAATGGCTTCTCCTGTGCGTCACATCAGACTGTAGAAAGGACGACGACATGCCATGCCGCGTGTGAACAAACGCACGTGTTTCTTCAGTGGTTGGTGAATGGCTCAGGCTCATCAATCTCTCTACTGTTCTGTGGGTGCCGTGTCAAACGGTGCATTAACAGTACGTGTGTTCCTGCGCCTCCCACCTGCTGATACTGTACAAGAGAAACTTCCCTGAATATCGAAACTTTTCCCCGAACATTAGTGACACCGATCACTGCAGTGTGAGCAGACCTGTTTTTCTATCCATGTCTTCTGTCTTTGTCAGAGTTGCCTTCATTGTGTcatttctgatttaaaaaaaaaggatcacagAGCCAATAATGGTGATTTTGCATTCCTAACATTCATCTTGAAAATGTCTTGCAAAAGAATGGGCTAACAAAAGACTCGTGCTGTTGTATACCAAACCCTTGGTTTCGCCCTCTGTGACTATGAAGTCGGCAGCCTGAACACAGAAGAGTGGCGAGAAATGGGATTTAA containing:
- the cacul1 gene encoding CDK2-associated and cullin domain-containing protein 1; amino-acid sequence: MFIDSTCTALNARSRLTAKVGMEAMDDDSSDVKDDHNHNYCAGSSSGVQTCSSNQLCDVTTLHQPICLAVPGREVEPARRSLRCRCASGSEFMDSDSGSECTDAGDETECATPAAASAQDKFTLDSSSKFLLNAMAVEDYRNNHWPNLEKAIERLLIHNPTDHISVSYAQIYSYVYKCVCQQHSELLYNDLKSKIANHLQRVSTDLNAIPLENLIESFNTALTQYIASLQCIVPVFMYLNKFYIVSKLNRDLRQDLMNLFADHVAEKYVNTLMPLLVKAHAVPFVVQPSTMASVVKGLHSLRPEWAQLAPALFSNFIPQINPPALESLLLDYAAHDQKLQMELSMNGFPRGDQSRKRANDD